A window of the Desulforapulum autotrophicum HRM2 genome harbors these coding sequences:
- a CDS encoding SGNH/GDSL hydrolase family protein has product MKFKLKLNTINSVMIVLIVSSISCTNQKKIKTVIPVKEWHQTSVLMIGDSITEGVQSRPFAEAYTTVAAKVLGQRFTVTAIGCGGATTWDWSLLGGVTFCGGRFWEPNVYESLARPNLPADVVTVMLGTNDATGFYEPAPISPVAYRTNLANLVTHLLKDGAGKVMLMPPPHMCESANADVVRRLEAYRTIVGDICNTHAGVVCGPDVYTLLDEDDFQGCDVHPNGFGHRTLGTAIAEMILGQ; this is encoded by the coding sequence ATGAAATTCAAACTTAAACTCAATACCATAAATTCAGTTATGATTGTTCTAATTGTTTCATCAATATCCTGCACCAATCAAAAGAAAATAAAAACAGTGATCCCTGTCAAAGAGTGGCACCAGACAAGTGTCCTCATGATAGGCGATTCCATCACCGAGGGGGTGCAGAGCCGTCCTTTTGCAGAGGCCTACACCACCGTTGCAGCAAAGGTGCTGGGGCAAAGATTCACAGTCACTGCGATCGGGTGCGGGGGAGCCACAACATGGGATTGGTCGTTACTCGGCGGAGTAACCTTTTGCGGTGGCCGGTTCTGGGAGCCAAATGTCTATGAATCACTCGCTCGGCCCAATCTTCCCGCTGATGTGGTGACAGTTATGCTGGGTACCAATGATGCCACTGGTTTCTACGAGCCTGCACCGATTTCTCCAGTTGCGTACCGTACCAACCTTGCCAACCTTGTGACCCATCTGCTTAAAGATGGCGCTGGAAAAGTGATGTTGATGCCGCCGCCACACATGTGTGAATCTGCCAATGCAGACGTTGTCAGGCGTCTGGAAGCATATCGCACCATTGTGGGGGACATATGCAATACCCATGCGGGTGTGGTGTGTGGGCCTGACGTCTACACCCTGCTGGATGAAGATGATTTCCAGGGCTGTGATGTACACCCGAACGGCTTTGGCCATCGGACCCTTGGCACTGCCATTGCTGAAATGATCCTGGGGCAATGA
- a CDS encoding glycosyltransferase family 2 protein yields MVLRTNPGSKLKKTKRIAALICIAIVVFAAYKSVIHGASMVNFLMDTSLGKVFVQFCGVFMVLTFAELAWRAVLVMKYRPIESCEDEQLPVCTVIVPAYNEGRQVFVTLESLAASDYPRDKIKIIAVDDGSVDDTWKWIQKARRTLGDRIVTIKQPCNKGKRHALHAGFKKSIGEVLVTVDSDSTVDTDTLRNMVTPFVVDKNVGAVAGNVRVLNMDKGIIPKMLDVVFVYSFDFIRASQSMVKAVMCTPGALSAYRRNVVMDVLHEWLNQKFCGQPANIGEDRAMTNLILRQGHHVLFQQNARVYTEVPVNYVTLCKMYLRWARSNIRETIAMTRFIFKPFRKGSKLGARINLVSGWMALTKAQLFLVITWGLMVWHPLTFGINTMLGVIISSSLAATIYAWKFGRLAALWSFVYGFYFFISLFWIKPYALLTPHKSGWLTRQVETRSATAGKTVFLQKVKTAA; encoded by the coding sequence ATGGTATTACGCACAAATCCTGGATCGAAACTTAAAAAAACAAAAAGAATTGCAGCCCTTATCTGCATAGCCATTGTTGTATTTGCGGCCTATAAGAGTGTCATTCATGGCGCATCCATGGTGAATTTCCTCATGGATACATCATTGGGAAAGGTGTTTGTTCAATTTTGCGGGGTCTTCATGGTGCTTACCTTTGCCGAACTGGCATGGCGGGCTGTACTGGTTATGAAATACAGGCCCATTGAAAGCTGTGAAGATGAGCAACTTCCAGTCTGTACGGTAATTGTTCCTGCCTACAACGAAGGCAGGCAGGTTTTTGTAACCCTTGAGAGCCTTGCTGCCAGCGATTATCCTAGGGATAAAATCAAAATAATTGCCGTGGATGACGGAAGTGTGGATGATACCTGGAAATGGATTCAAAAAGCCAGGAGAACCCTGGGAGATAGGATTGTCACCATTAAGCAACCCTGCAATAAGGGAAAACGTCATGCGCTCCATGCCGGATTTAAAAAAAGTATTGGAGAGGTTCTGGTCACCGTTGACAGTGACTCAACGGTCGATACAGACACCCTGAGAAATATGGTGACCCCTTTTGTTGTGGATAAAAACGTGGGTGCTGTTGCTGGGAATGTAAGGGTTTTAAATATGGACAAAGGCATTATTCCCAAAATGCTGGATGTGGTATTTGTTTACAGTTTTGATTTTATCCGCGCCAGCCAGAGCATGGTTAAAGCCGTTATGTGCACCCCTGGTGCACTGTCAGCCTACCGCAGAAATGTGGTGATGGATGTATTACACGAATGGCTGAATCAAAAATTCTGTGGCCAGCCTGCCAATATCGGCGAAGACCGCGCAATGACCAACCTGATTCTCAGGCAAGGGCACCATGTCCTGTTTCAGCAAAATGCCAGGGTATATACGGAAGTCCCTGTTAACTATGTGACCCTCTGCAAGATGTATCTGAGATGGGCAAGGAGCAATATCCGTGAAACCATTGCCATGACCCGTTTCATCTTCAAACCCTTCCGCAAAGGATCCAAACTTGGCGCAAGAATCAATCTTGTGTCAGGCTGGATGGCGCTGACCAAAGCCCAGCTTTTTCTTGTGATCACCTGGGGACTGATGGTCTGGCACCCTTTGACCTTTGGAATAAATACCATGCTTGGAGTAATTATCTCCTCAAGTCTGGCTGCAACAATATATGCATGGAAATTTGGTCGTTTGGCCGCCCTCTGGTCTTTTGTTTATGGGTTTTACTTTTTTATCTCTCTGTTCTGGATCAAACCCTACGCACTTCTGACACCCCATAAATCAGGCTGGCTGACACGCCAGGTTGAAACTCGATCAGCCACTGCTGGGAAAACCGTATTTTTGCAAAAAGTCAAAACAGCAGCATGA
- a CDS encoding HAMP domain-containing sensor histidine kinase, producing MKLGISRKLILFFSLFILIFYGTVVDMFIRVQDMSKISSRIVTINNQIAELSKNLQDSLMDMEVNDKKFRLLKNPLYFDYFETARKAYLRDLDQIIHLESHPWGFLKDWKKIQQKYGEFTGFRPPKSLMDLPSQWEQEDLIIQWMDLISKAREANDLKIKQGLIQINRQTRQVVRNGVIGFGISMVVGLFGILFISKSMLTPLNKLKQGLTQISTDNYAHEVVVSSRDEFGELADAFNAMSHQLKADEDIRSDFIATLSHEIRTPLSSVQESVNMIIEEILGPVNERQKKFLKLAGSEITRITSLLNHLLDISMLEAGTQKSNPAPFDPNQLIVEAIQSLDTTAKRKHTVVKAHTLIRAPRVMGEEKEIMQVLMNIIGNAIKFSDENSLVDIWLSKSREDGFLSFNISDNGPGIPREKHGLIFKRYYRAEEVRNHMSGVGLGLNISRRIVQSHGGKIFVENNIDKGCTFTFTLPVEKSISV from the coding sequence ATGAAATTAGGCATCTCAAGAAAACTGATTTTATTTTTTTCCCTTTTTATTCTTATCTTTTACGGCACGGTCGTGGATATGTTTATAAGGGTTCAGGATATGTCAAAGATATCATCCCGAATCGTGACCATAAACAATCAGATAGCCGAATTGTCCAAGAATCTCCAGGACAGCCTCATGGATATGGAGGTCAATGATAAAAAATTCAGGTTGTTGAAAAATCCCCTGTACTTTGATTATTTTGAAACTGCACGAAAGGCATATCTTCGGGACCTGGATCAAATCATCCACCTGGAATCACATCCCTGGGGATTTTTGAAAGACTGGAAAAAAATTCAGCAAAAATATGGTGAATTTACGGGGTTTCGTCCTCCAAAGAGCCTTATGGACCTGCCGTCACAATGGGAGCAGGAAGACCTGATCATTCAATGGATGGACCTTATCTCAAAAGCAAGGGAAGCCAATGATCTTAAAATCAAACAGGGTCTTATCCAGATCAATCGTCAAACCAGGCAGGTTGTAAGGAACGGTGTGATTGGATTCGGTATTTCAATGGTTGTCGGACTGTTCGGGATTTTGTTTATTTCAAAATCCATGTTAACCCCGCTGAATAAATTAAAACAAGGGCTGACCCAGATCTCAACGGATAATTACGCCCACGAGGTCGTTGTTTCATCCAGGGATGAGTTTGGCGAACTTGCGGATGCGTTCAATGCCATGAGCCATCAACTCAAGGCTGACGAAGATATCCGGTCTGATTTTATTGCCACCTTGAGCCATGAGATCAGAACCCCACTCTCCTCTGTTCAGGAGTCGGTGAATATGATTATTGAAGAGATCCTGGGGCCGGTAAATGAAAGACAAAAGAAATTTTTAAAACTGGCCGGTTCTGAAATTACCCGGATTACCAGCCTGTTAAACCACCTGCTGGACATTTCCATGCTCGAAGCCGGCACTCAAAAATCAAATCCAGCTCCGTTTGATCCAAACCAGCTCATCGTTGAAGCGATTCAGTCCCTTGATACCACAGCCAAGAGAAAACATACGGTTGTCAAGGCACACACGCTGATCCGAGCGCCCCGGGTAATGGGTGAAGAAAAGGAAATTATGCAGGTATTGATGAATATTATCGGCAATGCCATAAAATTTTCAGATGAAAACAGCCTGGTGGATATCTGGCTTTCAAAATCCAGGGAGGATGGTTTTTTGAGTTTCAATATTTCAGACAACGGTCCGGGTATTCCACGGGAAAAGCACGGCTTGATTTTTAAGCGATATTATCGGGCAGAGGAAGTTAGAAACCATATGAGCGGGGTAGGCCTCGGTCTGAATATTTCCAGGAGAATTGTACAGTCACACGGTGGTAAAATATTTGTTGAAAACAATATCGACAAAGGATGTACCTTTACGTTTACCCTGCCTGTGGAAAAAAGTATATCGGTATAG
- a CDS encoding pseudouridine synthase: MRLQKFLAHAGVCSRRRGEVYILEGRVSVNHKVVISLGTKIDPEIDLVEVDKKPIVLASEKAKIYIALNKPAGVVSSCSHPGEKVVVDLIDIKDRVYPIGRLDKDSVGLLLLTDDGNLHNRLSHPSFDHEKEYVVETTAPINDEALAQMAAGIVLDGKITRKARVRRLSDNRFNIVLKQGINRQIRRMVTAVGNRVKLLKRVRMGSVRLGNLGTGKWRYLTDTEVRALKE, encoded by the coding sequence ATGAGACTTCAGAAGTTCCTGGCCCATGCAGGTGTTTGTTCCAGGCGGCGGGGGGAGGTGTACATCCTTGAAGGAAGGGTCAGTGTCAACCACAAGGTGGTTATTTCCCTTGGAACAAAGATTGATCCTGAAATCGACCTTGTGGAGGTGGATAAAAAGCCCATCGTACTCGCCAGTGAAAAGGCGAAAATTTACATTGCCCTGAACAAACCCGCGGGGGTTGTGAGTTCCTGTTCCCATCCAGGCGAAAAGGTGGTTGTTGATTTGATTGATATCAAGGATCGGGTCTACCCCATCGGCCGCCTGGACAAGGATTCTGTGGGGCTGCTGCTGTTGACCGATGACGGAAATCTGCACAATAGGCTCTCCCACCCTTCGTTTGACCATGAAAAGGAGTATGTGGTTGAAACAACGGCTCCCATCAATGACGAGGCCCTTGCCCAAATGGCCGCAGGAATTGTCCTTGACGGTAAGATAACCCGGAAGGCCCGGGTGAGGCGGCTGTCAGACAATCGTTTTAATATTGTGCTCAAACAGGGAATCAACCGTCAGATACGACGCATGGTCACAGCCGTTGGGAACCGGGTTAAACTGCTCAAAAGGGTGAGGATGGGCAGCGTCAGGCTGGGAAATCTTGGAACTGGAAAATGGCGGTATCTGACTGACACGGAGGTCAGGGCACTCAAGGAATAA
- the htpX gene encoding zinc metalloprotease HtpX: protein MGNKIRTTVLLAAMTALMMIIGQMLGGRQGMMIALIFAGVMNFASYWYSDKIVLKMYQAREITPESAHGLYAIVQRLVQRANLPMPRIFIIPQDTPNAFATGRNPDHAVVAVTEGLLNLLDEQEITGVLAHELAHVKNRDILIGTIAATMAGAIMMLASMARWGAIFGGTRSSDDEGGSSVIGLIALSIIAPMAAMVIQMAISRSREYLADATGAAISGNPEGLASALEKLGTYSKQIPMRANPSTAHIFTVSPLSGTTLMNLFSTHPPLESRIARLRHGSDSGTGNRDSSIRRRNMNTEAKAAWDRLR, encoded by the coding sequence ATGGGAAATAAGATTCGAACAACCGTTTTGCTGGCGGCCATGACCGCGCTGATGATGATCATTGGGCAAATGCTGGGCGGCAGGCAGGGAATGATGATCGCCCTGATCTTTGCCGGTGTGATGAATTTTGCAAGCTACTGGTATTCTGATAAAATCGTATTAAAAATGTATCAGGCCCGGGAAATCACTCCGGAAAGCGCCCATGGACTGTATGCGATTGTACAACGCCTGGTCCAACGGGCTAATCTTCCCATGCCCAGGATTTTTATCATTCCCCAGGACACACCCAATGCCTTTGCAACAGGCAGGAATCCAGACCATGCCGTGGTTGCCGTGACTGAAGGGCTTTTAAACCTCTTGGACGAGCAGGAAATTACAGGCGTTCTTGCCCATGAACTGGCCCACGTGAAAAACCGTGATATTCTCATCGGCACTATTGCGGCAACCATGGCCGGTGCCATCATGATGCTGGCAAGCATGGCCCGCTGGGGTGCCATTTTCGGCGGGACAAGGTCCAGTGACGATGAAGGCGGATCCAGTGTTATTGGATTAATCGCCCTGTCCATTATTGCCCCCATGGCTGCAATGGTCATTCAAATGGCCATATCCCGCTCAAGGGAATATCTGGCTGATGCCACTGGAGCTGCCATTTCAGGAAATCCTGAAGGCCTGGCCAGTGCCCTTGAAAAGCTGGGTACCTATTCAAAACAGATTCCCATGAGGGCCAATCCATCCACCGCCCACATATTTACCGTAAGTCCCTTGTCCGGCACCACCCTGATGAACCTTTTTTCAACCCATCCACCCCTGGAGAGCCGGATTGCGCGTCTACGCCATGGTTCGGACAGCGGAACTGGAAACAGGGATTCATCAATCCGGAGAAGGAATATGAACACAGAAGCAAAAGCGGCCTGGGACCGGTTAAGATAA
- a CDS encoding HAMP domain-containing sensor histidine kinase has translation MADISLSIRTKLIVIFVFIKVLPLVVLAWFSWNVISELADTLGNQTAKMTEETNKLVGGIAEMATSNSINALNDHSREAIERLTTDTARQVADFLYGRDTDIRLAAGVEPDKETYQRFLSHRTRGVLMDDGNWKMDADKKKWVPADSKTQNALQVSARNDENRKNFHYRLPEPEARVEEHPLYLEMTYVDLAGMEQFKVTTLDLLPDRLLDVSKKENTFCKAETYFASLNKLKPGEIYVSEVIGAYVKGYLIGGAYSEDRAEKAGIPFKPETSGYAGKENPLGIRFRGLIRWATPVIGDGGQIKGYVTLALDHTHIMEFTDHILPTEARYCVTSDAGSGNYAFMWDYKGRNISHARDYFIVGYDPETGKPAVPWLEASLYPKWLESNGSMEEFEKAVPWFDEQSLKKKPSSELTRQGFVGLDGRFLNFAPQCTGWHTLTEHGGSGSFVIFWSHLWKLTTAAAIPYHTGIYGKHPRGFGFVTIGANVDEFHKPAMETAEKILSVRKNFEKNLHEQEAHNHALIQTSLNDTSIKMTVYTLVMVMLVILIALWMAAVLTRKITQMIRGIRIFQKGDRTFRLQQSANDEIGQLASSFNQMADNIQQYIEEVESAKATTEKANALLEVEVGERRTAQEALSRNRDHLEEMVKERTSELEKEIRERKRAEKELVHSEKMVALGQLIAGIAHEINTPMGAIKSSGCNISDAMKKVLVDLPVLLGRLDQKSLLLFHELLEKSQEEYPLLTSREERKLIRAVSGNLAGAGVDNSRHMAFFIVQLNAHEQWGRFLPLFQHEESVFIFETAYGLHTITSNTHNINQAVDRISKIIYALKSYIRKSDSKKKTATDVVEGIETVLTIYHNQIKLNTELIREYESVPLIMGYPDELNQVWTNLVHNALQAMNYKGVLKINVKNINDQIVVSITDTGCGIPADHRGKIFKPFFTTKERGEGSGLGLDIINKIIKNHGGRIDWESEVGKGTTFTVSLPQSEDA, from the coding sequence ATGGCTGACATATCCTTGAGTATCCGAACCAAACTCATTGTTATCTTTGTGTTTATCAAGGTATTACCTCTTGTTGTCCTGGCCTGGTTTTCCTGGAATGTTATTTCGGAACTGGCAGATACTCTCGGAAACCAGACAGCCAAAATGACGGAAGAAACTAACAAACTTGTCGGCGGGATTGCCGAAATGGCGACAAGCAATTCCATTAATGCATTGAATGACCATTCACGAGAAGCCATTGAACGTCTGACTACGGACACCGCTCGTCAGGTGGCTGACTTTTTATATGGCAGGGATACGGATATCAGGCTGGCCGCCGGGGTTGAACCGGACAAGGAAACGTATCAGCGCTTCCTTTCCCACCGTACCCGTGGGGTGCTTATGGATGACGGGAACTGGAAGATGGATGCGGATAAAAAAAAATGGGTGCCGGCTGATTCCAAAACACAAAATGCACTGCAGGTCTCCGCTCGAAACGATGAAAATCGAAAAAATTTTCATTACCGTCTGCCGGAACCGGAAGCCAGAGTCGAAGAGCACCCCCTGTACCTGGAGATGACCTATGTCGATCTGGCAGGTATGGAACAGTTCAAGGTCACCACATTGGACCTTTTGCCGGACAGACTGCTGGATGTATCGAAAAAGGAAAACACGTTCTGTAAGGCTGAAACCTATTTTGCTTCCCTGAACAAACTCAAACCGGGTGAGATTTACGTTTCTGAAGTGATCGGAGCCTACGTCAAAGGCTATCTGATCGGAGGGGCATACAGTGAGGATCGTGCTGAAAAAGCTGGAATTCCTTTCAAGCCGGAAACATCGGGCTATGCCGGTAAGGAAAATCCATTGGGAATCCGGTTCCGCGGATTGATCCGATGGGCCACGCCGGTGATCGGAGACGGAGGGCAAATTAAAGGCTATGTGACCTTGGCCCTTGATCATACCCATATCATGGAATTTACGGATCATATATTGCCGACGGAAGCGCGATACTGTGTTACCTCCGATGCTGGCAGTGGCAATTATGCCTTTATGTGGGATTACAAGGGACGGAATATCTCCCACGCCCGGGATTATTTCATCGTCGGCTATGATCCGGAAACCGGCAAACCGGCTGTCCCATGGCTCGAAGCATCTCTTTATCCCAAATGGCTTGAAAGTAACGGCTCCATGGAAGAATTTGAAAAAGCCGTGCCCTGGTTCGATGAGCAATCCTTGAAGAAGAAGCCGTCGTCGGAGTTGACGCGTCAGGGATTTGTCGGCCTGGATGGTCGTTTCCTCAATTTCGCTCCCCAGTGCACAGGATGGCATACCTTGACCGAACATGGGGGATCAGGCTCATTTGTCATTTTCTGGAGCCATCTCTGGAAACTGACAACGGCTGCGGCCATTCCCTACCATACCGGTATTTACGGAAAACACCCGCGGGGCTTCGGGTTTGTCACAATTGGGGCCAATGTTGATGAATTTCATAAACCCGCCATGGAAACCGCAGAAAAGATCTTGTCCGTCAGAAAGAATTTTGAAAAAAACCTCCATGAACAGGAAGCACACAATCATGCACTTATCCAGACCAGTCTCAATGATACATCCATCAAAATGACCGTGTACACCTTGGTCATGGTTATGCTTGTCATTCTCATTGCTCTCTGGATGGCTGCGGTCCTCACCCGAAAAATAACCCAGATGATTCGCGGTATTAGAATTTTTCAGAAGGGGGATCGAACATTTCGTCTGCAACAAAGCGCTAACGATGAAATCGGTCAACTGGCCTCCTCTTTCAATCAGATGGCGGACAATATCCAACAGTATATCGAAGAAGTCGAGTCCGCTAAGGCCACTACGGAAAAGGCCAATGCCCTGCTGGAGGTGGAGGTGGGTGAACGGCGGACGGCCCAGGAGGCACTTTCCCGTAACCGGGATCATTTGGAAGAAATGGTCAAGGAAAGAACCTCGGAACTGGAAAAAGAAATCCGGGAGCGGAAACGGGCGGAAAAAGAGCTGGTCCACTCTGAAAAAATGGTTGCTTTGGGACAATTGATTGCTGGCATCGCCCATGAAATCAATACCCCCATGGGCGCTATCAAGTCCAGCGGCTGCAATATTTCAGATGCGATGAAAAAGGTGCTGGTTGATTTGCCTGTGTTACTGGGAAGGCTTGATCAAAAAAGCCTGTTGCTTTTCCATGAACTTTTGGAAAAGTCTCAAGAAGAGTATCCACTGCTGACCAGTCGTGAAGAGCGCAAGTTGATACGGGCAGTCAGCGGCAATCTTGCCGGGGCCGGTGTTGATAACAGTCGGCATATGGCCTTTTTTATAGTACAGTTGAACGCCCATGAACAGTGGGGGCGGTTTCTGCCGCTGTTTCAGCACGAGGAATCCGTATTTATTTTTGAAACCGCTTATGGACTTCATACCATAACCAGCAATACCCATAACATCAACCAGGCCGTCGATCGAATCAGTAAAATCATTTATGCGCTCAAATCGTATATCCGGAAAAGTGATTCCAAGAAAAAAACAGCGACAGATGTTGTTGAAGGAATTGAGACGGTGTTGACGATTTACCATAATCAGATTAAACTGAATACGGAATTGATCAGGGAATATGAATCGGTTCCACTCATTATGGGATATCCGGATGAATTAAATCAGGTCTGGACCAATCTTGTACACAATGCGCTTCAGGCCATGAATTATAAGGGCGTATTGAAAATCAATGTCAAAAACATAAACGATCAAATCGTTGTCTCCATCACGGATACCGGCTGCGGCATCCCCGCGGACCATCGAGGGAAAATTTTTAAACCCTTTTTTACAACCAAGGAAAGGGGTGAAGGAAGCGGCCTGGGGCTTGATATCATCAACAAGATTATCAAGAATCATGGCGGCAGGATTGACTGGGAAAGTGAAGTGGGAAAAGGAACGACATTTACGGTGTCACTGCCACAGAGTGAGGATGCGTAA
- a CDS encoding GGDEF domain-containing response regulator, with the protein MTKNSPVQVAVLCVDDEPVVTESLRSLFSQTLKNVEIIEIAHSAEEAMEVIEEFIEDGVDLQVVISDYIMPGVKGDQLLVDIHKKFPKAKKIMLTGQSDITGVKKAINKAHLYRFLEKPWINDDMLLTIRGAITAYEQETLLDRQNRELIQLNQALEQKVMERTRELEKKNRELEQIAIIDQLTGLFNRRKLDEMLSRELIRSRRYGNSFGLIMVDIDFFKTVNDTHGHQIGDQVLQRFADQLKQGVREVDVLGRWGGEEFLIICPETIKDYLILLAEKLRIAVQSIAVPGVGEKTASFGVTVYEKGDNLDTLVDKVDKALYLAKEKGRNRVESMVAGKEG; encoded by the coding sequence ATGACTAAAAATTCCCCTGTGCAAGTCGCTGTTTTATGTGTGGACGATGAACCGGTAGTCACGGAAAGTCTTCGCTCCTTGTTTTCTCAAACGCTGAAGAATGTCGAAATCATCGAAATCGCCCACAGCGCAGAAGAAGCCATGGAAGTAATAGAAGAATTCATTGAAGATGGGGTGGATTTGCAGGTTGTGATTTCGGATTACATTATGCCGGGGGTCAAAGGTGATCAACTTCTGGTTGATATTCACAAAAAATTTCCCAAAGCCAAAAAAATAATGCTGACGGGACAAAGCGACATTACCGGCGTCAAAAAAGCGATTAACAAGGCCCATCTCTACCGTTTTCTGGAAAAACCATGGATTAATGACGATATGCTTCTGACGATCCGTGGTGCCATTACCGCATATGAACAGGAAACGCTCCTTGACCGGCAAAATCGAGAACTCATCCAGCTTAACCAGGCCCTTGAACAAAAAGTGATGGAGCGCACCCGGGAATTGGAAAAAAAGAACCGGGAACTGGAACAAATTGCGATCATTGATCAACTGACAGGACTTTTTAACCGGAGAAAACTGGATGAAATGTTGTCCAGAGAATTAATACGCTCCAGACGATATGGTAATTCATTTGGGTTGATCATGGTGGATATCGATTTTTTTAAAACGGTCAATGACACCCATGGCCACCAGATCGGTGATCAGGTTCTGCAGCGCTTTGCTGACCAGCTGAAACAAGGCGTTCGTGAGGTCGATGTTCTAGGGCGATGGGGTGGCGAGGAATTTTTGATTATATGCCCTGAAACTATAAAGGATTATCTGATTTTACTGGCGGAAAAATTGAGGATAGCCGTGCAAAGTATCGCTGTTCCAGGGGTTGGGGAAAAAACAGCAAGTTTCGGTGTTACCGTCTATGAAAAAGGTGATAATCTGGATACCCTTGTCGATAAAGTAGACAAGGCATTATACCTGGCAAAAGAAAAAGGGCGTAACCGGGTTGAATCTATGGTTGCTGGAAAAGAGGGGTGA
- a CDS encoding response regulator yields the protein MNDIINGLLLCVDDEQIVLHSLRDQLYKVYGNRYLIEIAESAEEGLEILEELSSNGFIPLIIISDWLMPGMKGDEFLIEAHRRFPYIIKLMLSGQVDEAAVQRTRDQADMYEFIRKPWDVEQLIQSIDKGLERFKSCIEKNAVVSVWNVKND from the coding sequence ATGAACGATATAATCAACGGCCTTTTGTTATGTGTGGATGACGAACAGATTGTATTGCATTCACTGCGGGATCAACTGTACAAGGTGTATGGTAACAGGTATCTCATCGAGATTGCGGAAAGCGCTGAAGAAGGCCTGGAGATATTGGAAGAGCTTTCCTCCAATGGGTTCATTCCCTTAATCATCATTTCCGACTGGCTGATGCCCGGCATGAAGGGAGATGAATTTCTGATCGAAGCCCACCGCCGTTTTCCTTATATCATCAAGCTGATGTTGTCCGGTCAGGTGGACGAAGCCGCCGTTCAAAGGACCAGAGACCAGGCGGATATGTATGAATTCATAAGGAAACCCTGGGATGTTGAACAATTGATCCAGTCCATTGATAAAGGGCTTGAACGATTTAAATCGTGCATTGAAAAAAACGCTGTTGTCTCTGTGTGGAACGTAAAAAATGACTAA